The sequence AGGACCGAGTCCGGCAGGTATTGATAGGCGCTACGCCTGGAAAAAACCCCTCCGATCAAGGGCAGGAGCCGCCGAAAATAAAATTGATAGATAAATTTGAAGAAACGATTACGGGGATTTGAAAATTCGAGAATAACAGCCCGCCCTCCCGGCTTCAGAACCCGGCGCATCTCGCGTAATCCTTGGTTGCGATCAACAACATTACGGATACCGAAGGCTATCGTAATCCCGGAAAAAGTGTTGTCCGGATGCGGGATCGACTCACAGGGTGCGTTAACAAGGGATATCCTGTCCGCGTAGAGGGATCGTTCGATTTTTTCCCGGCCAAGGACCAGCATCCCCTGCGTAAAGTCCTCACCGACAATTGTCACCGTACGGGGCGTTGTCGACGCAATTTTCAAGGCGACATCACCGGTCCCGGTCGCGATATCAAGGACTTTCCCACCCTCCGGTATCTCCAGCTGGCCAACGGCAAAGGATCGCCAGTAACGATCGATTCCGAGAGAAATCAGCCGGTTGAGAAAATCATACTGCGGGGCAATCGTCTGAAACATATCGCGAATACCCCGTCCCTTGTCACTCAAATTTGTCATAAAACACCCTGGAAATATTTTCGGATTTTTTAACATAATTACGGGGCATGAGTCACGAAAACTCTTTCCCTCTGGTTGGTATGTCTATAATGTGGATCCATCAGAAAGGAGAATATATGGCGCATCCACTGATTGTCACTGCCGCGGTCATCCGCAAAGAGGGCCAAATCCTACTGACGCGGCGGCCGGCTGGCAAGCGCGATGCCGGCAAATGGGAGTTTCCGGGCGGTAAACTGGGCCCGAATGAATCCCCCGAGGACGGGTTGCAGCGGGAGTTGCTGGAGGAGCTGAATCTGCCGGCAAGGATCGGCAAAATCTACCAGGTTGTTCACCACATTTATGACTGGGGCGCGGTCCTGCTTCTGTTCTATGATTGCCACCCTCTTTCCGACAAAATTGAAAACCGGGACGTCGCAGAACATCGCTTCGTATTGCTGGACAAACTTGCCGAATACGACATCCTTGAAGCAGACTGGCCTGTTATCAACCAACTCATCGCCGATAAACATTCCTGATCCGGATAAAATGTCTTCATATTTATAAAACACCAGTCTAACAAAACATTAAAAACCGTAAAAACTGTCGTGTTGAGTCATAAAATAAACCAATCTGTTGTATCCTTAATTTATCATTAAGAAATCAATAATCACTGAATTTCTTTTTATTTACGTTTATTTCAAGTTTATAAAAACAAATATTAAAATAACATTGACAATAATAAAACAGTGTATTATTTTCATCACTACATCAGTTCTTGTATGCAATGTTTTTATTATGCCGGAAACGGCTTGCCCCCCAAATGAGTGGATTTTGCCATCTCGGAACAAGGGCTCCTATTCTATTCAATCTGTCGAGAACGCCCTGGATGTCCTCGAAGCCCTCTGTGAAGAGGATGACGAAGTACGCATTTCCCGCCTGAGCGAAAAGCTCAAGATGAACAAAACAAGTGTATTCAGACTCCTCGCCACGTTTGAAAGCAGAGGCTACGTCGAAAGAAAGAAGGATTCCGGTAAATACCGACTCGGACTTTCGGCTTATGAAATCGGCCAAAAGCTGATTTCAAGAATGGGCCTGATCAAACACGCTCATCCGGTTATGGAACGCCTAGCCCGCAAGTTTGATGAAGCTGTCTATATTGCCGTTCCGCGCGGCGATGAAATTCTTTTTCTCGACATGGTCGACACATCTCAACAGGTCAAGATTGTTCCCCTTATCGGCAAGCGATTCCCCCAGCCAACCACGGCACCGGGCCAGGTCATTATGGCTAACCGGCCGATGGCAGCACCGGCCGAGGCAACTCCCGAAATGAAATCCCGGCTCAACCGGATCAACCAGAATGGCTATGCCTGTGAAACCGGCGGCCTCGGTGACGGCATCTGCTGTCTTGCAGTCCCCCTTTTTGCAACTGACGGGGAATTAAGTGGCTGCCTCTGCCTGGTCGGTCCTGATTTCAGAATAACATCGGAAAAAATCGAAGCGGAACTTTTGCCAAATCTCAGAGAAACCGGAAACATTATTTCCTCAAAGCTCGGCTTTCATAGTTCCTACATAACCCGACGAATCAGCTGACTACTCGCTGTTGACAAATGATGACAAAGAGGGTGATGATCGCTGACATGCACAGCGCAGGGGACAGTTTGTTCAGATGATTTCCGAAGATGCAATGAACTCGGTTTTTGTTTTGACAACCGGCTTTATCACCTGTGAGGTCTTTACGTTCAGGGACACTAAATGGCAAGAAGAACAATATTCGACTTCTTTTGGCTGTGTAGCCCCCATTGGCCTGCCTGACAGTTTCTGCCCAACTAAATCCTGCAGATCTGGAGCTGAACCGGAGCAGTCACGACCAGAGCCAACAGATAGATATTTACTGAAAATCAAATAGATGATATTGTGCGATATCAAGAATTTTGCACTTTAGCGCCGACTTAGAATAAATCAAAATGGGCCTGATCAGACATCTTAGAGACACCGAGCCTTTCTCAAGCCTGCCCGAAGATATTCTTCAGGAAATCACCGATTCAGTCGTTGAAAAGACCTTCCCGGCCGACTCATGGGTTTGTCGTGAAGAACAGCCGCCGACCGGCTACCTCTACATTATCAAAGAAGGTCTGGTCGAAATTTCCGTCCTGACCCCGGGTGGGGTCGATATGGTTGTCGACTATCGGGAAAATGGCGCTTTTTTCGGAGGCACTCCGGTTTTCACCGGCCAGCCTTACTCGGCCAGTGCCCGAACGGCGAGTGACACCATCTGTTATCTCGTCCCGGAAGACGTTCTGAAAAAAGCCGAAGGCAACTTTCCTCTCTTCAGTAGTTATTTCACCCGTATCGTCCTGTCACGGGTTCGCAAACTTTACACAGATATCGTCTCCGAACATACGACCGCTTCCGTCACCCAGATGGAGGCTTTCCCTTTCAAGAAGAGACTCTCCGAAATCATGTCAACTCCGGCAACCTCATGCCGGCCCGATGCCAGCGCCCAAAAGGTTGCCCGAGAGATGACCGAGAGCAATGAAACAGCAGTCATCGTGACCGATGAAAATGGCGATGCGCTCGGAATCATCACAGAAAATGACATTGTCCGCAAAGTTGTCGCCCCCGGCAACATCGACTGTAATTCGATTACCGCGCAACAAATAATGACCGCACAGCCATACAGCCTGCCGCCCGGCACCTACATGTATGAGGCAATGGCCTACATGATTGGTCATAACATAAAACATCTTCCGGTCATCACCGACGGCAAGGCCGTCGGCATGGTTTCATTGCATGAGCTGATGCGCTACCGTAGCCAGAAGGCGATGATGCTGCTTGGGACAATTCGTGAGCAGACGACAATTGACGGTCTGCGATCGACCAGGAAAGAGATCATCAAGGTTGCGCGGTCACTCTTATCGGAAACCCGCAGCACCCCGGAAGCGATGGAGATTCTTTCGTACATTCATCACGGTATCATCCGACGCGCTTTTGAAATCTGCCTCAACCTGCAAACCAGTGAATCGGGACCAGCACCGAATATACGATACTGCTTTCTGATTATGGGCAGCGGCGGTCGACGCGAAATGCTTTTAAACCCCGACCAGGACAACGGTTTCATCTTCGAAAACTTCCCGGACAAACAACAACCCGAGGTTGATCGGTTTTTCATCCCACTGGCTGAAAAAATTGTTAATGCCCTGAGCGCTATCGGCTATGACCTCTGTAGCGGAAAAGTCATGGCCAACAATCCTGCCTGGCGCGGTCGGGTCAGTGACTGGGAGGAGAGAATCGGACAGTGGGCATTCGATCCGGAGCCGGTCCATATCCGCAACTCCTCGATCTTTTTCGATTTTGCGCCGCTGTTCGGCGACGTTGAACTTGTTCATGACCTGCGTGAAAGCTTGAATCAGATCATTGCCGATAATCCGCAGTTGCTGTATCAGATGATGGCGCTCGACATCCGGCACAAAACTCCGATCGGATTACTCGGTCGCTTTGTCGTCGAAAAGAGTGGCCCGCACAAAAACATGCTCTCCCTCAAACTCGGCGGGACAGTCTTCCTGACCGATTGCATCAGAATGTTCGCCCTCGAGGAAGGTCTCCAGGAAATTTCGACCCTCAAGCGACTGGAGGCACTCGTCGAAAGAAACGTTTTCGCGGCTGACACGGCAGAACATCTCCGGGCGTCTTACGAAGCCCTTAACTATCTGCGTCTCAGGCACGAAATCGCCTTGCTCGAAACCGGAGAACCATCATCACACTTCATCAACCCGAACGATCTGAGCAAAACCGAACAGGATCTGCTCAAGGAATCCTTTCATGCGGTCAGTAAATTACAGGATGCAACCAAACGCCATTTCAGCCATAGTCCATTCTGATTGAACAGATTTTTCCTGATTTTCAGCATCTGTTCGCGTAGACTGTCCGGGAACAGTATCATTCTATTCCGGACATAAAAATGACAGAAAGCGAACATAACGATCCAGGCTGGGTGCCACTCACCAGACTTATTCCACACCCAGAGAACCCGACTCCGGCAACCCTGCGGACCTGGAGCCTTGTCCTTGCCGCCCGCGGCATCCCATACCGAACAATCCCGGAAAGAAAACCGCATGAAATCTTAATCCCTGAACAGTACAGCGCAATCGCTGTGCATGAAATCAGTCTTTACCGAAGAGAAAACCCCGATAACACACCCCCGGTCAAACCACTGCCGACAACAGAAAACAGGATCGCATCGATATCCATCCTGTTGCTGCTCGGCATTTTTCATAACCTGACCTATTTTCACATTTCAGGGTTTGGTTACAATCCGATCGACTGGCTCAATCTCGGCAGCGCCAACAGCAGCTTGATTTTTACCGGAGAGTGGTGGCGGATCATCACAGCGCTAACCCTGCATGCTGACGGTCAGCACCTGATGGGAAACATCCTGATAGGTGGATATTTCGTTGTACGGCTTTGTGAGATAACCGGTTCGGGCATGGGGTGGTTCCTGATCCTCGGCTCAGGGGCTCTCGGGAATCTGCTCAATGCTTTTTTCCAGTCGGGCACACACAATGCGGTCGGTGCGTCAACCGCCATCTTCGGGGCGATCGGAATTGCCGGCGCCATCAGCTCGACCCTTTCACCACGCCATTTGATACGTCAATGGCTGTTGCCCTTGGCCGCGGCCGCGGTGCTGCTTGGTCTCCTCGGCACCGGGACGGACAGTCGCACCGATGTTGGTGCGCACCTGTTCGGCTTTCTGGCCGGAGCGCTGCTCGGCATCGGTGCCGGGCTTTATCTGAGAAACAAGGGAAAGTTGACGGACGGGCGAAATCTGGCACTGGCCATTATCACTCCGGCAATTGTTGCAGCTGCCTGGATGCTGGCGCTACTGAATTGAACCGACGGGTTAAAGATTTGCGAAATTCAGCCCGGTCGGAGCGATATCGTCATTCGGAAAATTTCCGGTCTCATCGAGATACTGCTTACGCAAGCACTGATCCTGAAGCGGCCCACGACAATAGATATTGACCAGCATCGGAAAAATGGCGAGATCAAAATCACCGTGCTTTTCAAAAAATCCGCATTTTTCGTGGTTTTCACAGGTCATCGGGTGCCCCTTTCCAGATTCGCACTGAGATATTAATGTACATTAATTTCAGAAAAAATTAAACAAAAACCTGGCAGCTACCTGACCGGCAGCATGCACGACCTTCCTTATCGATCCGGGTCGATGAATTTACTGATAGAAAAACGTCGGGGCATTTTATATAATCAACTCGTTATCAATCACTTTAATGGGGCAAATAATCGGTTTCTGCCGCAGAATTATAAAGATATTTCGGCAGTATGATCTTCTGACAAGGTCTCGGGCAAATACAAGATGAGAGCCGGCCGCAACACCACCCCCCGGAATCCGAATTTTTTTTCAATGATTATTGCAAAAAAACACGAAACAGATCGGCATCGACCTATTGATATCAAAGCAGGTCATGCGCCAAAGACCGGACCGGGAAAATACGTTCACGGTTTCGCCATGGTGCTGTTCATGGCGGCATTGATGGCGACCGGCTGCACCCCCTCCCTGCCACAAAAAAGCAGTCAGCAGAAAGTGCTGATTCAGGACGGCAACACCATTGCTCAAGTGCAGAAGGAGCAGCCTGACAAGACAAACGACGAAAAAACCAATAAAAACGTCGGCACAGCCACTGCAAACCCGGATGACGGATTCGGTGGATTTGCAGAGTTTGAAGACGAATTCAACGATGACGGTCGGGTTGCGGTTTATGACCCTTTTGCCGGCTACAATCGTGCCATGACAACCTTTAACGATAAATTTTACTCGTGGCTTCTCCGGCCGGTCGCGAAAGGTTATCAATATATCATCCCGAAAATGGTCCGGGTCAGCGTCAATAATATTTTTACCAACATTTTATTTCCGCAACGTTTTATCAACAACCTACTCCAGTTCAAACTGAAAGATGCCGGCGTTGAGACCGGCCGCTTTGCTGTCAATTCAACCATCGGCATCGGCGGCATATTCGATCCGGCCGAGAGCTGGCTTGGCCTTGAATCCCG comes from Desulfuromonas sp. and encodes:
- a CDS encoding bifunctional demethylmenaquinone methyltransferase/2-methoxy-6-polyprenyl-1,4-benzoquinol methylase UbiE encodes the protein MTNLSDKGRGIRDMFQTIAPQYDFLNRLISLGIDRYWRSFAVGQLEIPEGGKVLDIATGTGDVALKIASTTPRTVTIVGEDFTQGMLVLGREKIERSLYADRISLVNAPCESIPHPDNTFSGITIAFGIRNVVDRNQGLREMRRVLKPGGRAVILEFSNPRNRFFKFIYQFYFRRLLPLIGGVFSRRSAYQYLPDSVLEFPPQEEFCAMMQSAGFADTQYYDLTFGIVSVYVGTK
- a CDS encoding IclR family transcriptional regulator gives rise to the protein MPETACPPNEWILPSRNKGSYSIQSVENALDVLEALCEEDDEVRISRLSEKLKMNKTSVFRLLATFESRGYVERKKDSGKYRLGLSAYEIGQKLISRMGLIKHAHPVMERLARKFDEAVYIAVPRGDEILFLDMVDTSQQVKIVPLIGKRFPQPTTAPGQVIMANRPMAAPAEATPEMKSRLNRINQNGYACETGGLGDGICCLAVPLFATDGELSGCLCLVGPDFRITSEKIEAELLPNLRETGNIISSKLGFHSSYITRRIS
- a CDS encoding cyclic nucleotide-binding protein; translated protein: MGLIRHLRDTEPFSSLPEDILQEITDSVVEKTFPADSWVCREEQPPTGYLYIIKEGLVEISVLTPGGVDMVVDYRENGAFFGGTPVFTGQPYSASARTASDTICYLVPEDVLKKAEGNFPLFSSYFTRIVLSRVRKLYTDIVSEHTTASVTQMEAFPFKKRLSEIMSTPATSCRPDASAQKVAREMTESNETAVIVTDENGDALGIITENDIVRKVVAPGNIDCNSITAQQIMTAQPYSLPPGTYMYEAMAYMIGHNIKHLPVITDGKAVGMVSLHELMRYRSQKAMMLLGTIREQTTIDGLRSTRKEIIKVARSLLSETRSTPEAMEILSYIHHGIIRRAFEICLNLQTSESGPAPNIRYCFLIMGSGGRREMLLNPDQDNGFIFENFPDKQQPEVDRFFIPLAEKIVNALSAIGYDLCSGKVMANNPAWRGRVSDWEERIGQWAFDPEPVHIRNSSIFFDFAPLFGDVELVHDLRESLNQIIADNPQLLYQMMALDIRHKTPIGLLGRFVVEKSGPHKNMLSLKLGGTVFLTDCIRMFALEEGLQEISTLKRLEALVERNVFAADTAEHLRASYEALNYLRLRHEIALLETGEPSSHFINPNDLSKTEQDLLKESFHAVSKLQDATKRHFSHSPF
- a CDS encoding (deoxy)nucleoside triphosphate pyrophosphohydrolase; its protein translation is MSHENSFPLVGMSIMWIHQKGEYMAHPLIVTAAVIRKEGQILLTRRPAGKRDAGKWEFPGGKLGPNESPEDGLQRELLEELNLPARIGKIYQVVHHIYDWGAVLLLFYDCHPLSDKIENRDVAEHRFVLLDKLAEYDILEADWPVINQLIADKHS
- a CDS encoding rhomboid family intramembrane serine protease: MTESEHNDPGWVPLTRLIPHPENPTPATLRTWSLVLAARGIPYRTIPERKPHEILIPEQYSAIAVHEISLYRRENPDNTPPVKPLPTTENRIASISILLLLGIFHNLTYFHISGFGYNPIDWLNLGSANSSLIFTGEWWRIITALTLHADGQHLMGNILIGGYFVVRLCEITGSGMGWFLILGSGALGNLLNAFFQSGTHNAVGASTAIFGAIGIAGAISSTLSPRHLIRQWLLPLAAAAVLLGLLGTGTDSRTDVGAHLFGFLAGALLGIGAGLYLRNKGKLTDGRNLALAIITPAIVAAAWMLALLN